In Labrus mixtus chromosome 11, fLabMix1.1, whole genome shotgun sequence, a single window of DNA contains:
- the etv1 gene encoding ETS translocation variant 1 isoform X5: protein MLQDLSASVLFPACLQHRSFAQVPDNDEQFVPDFQTENLAFHGLQLKIKRELHSPCSELSSNCSQERSFKLQYGEKCPYNVSAYEQKQPAAMKPSSPVTPPCSTPVSPLHHASPTAAPTPKPDRTYAHIPPSQPLADNTYSMDHRFRRQLSEPCHSFPSPPTMARDGRPIYHRQMSEPNIPFPPQGFKQEYPDPLFEHPAMMGAPLPHAYPPTMMIKQEPRDFTYDSEVPSCHSVYLRQDGYLAHTNRTEGCMFDKVVRHFYDDTCVVPEKVEGDIKQETGLYREGPSYQRRGSLQLWQFLVALLDDPSNSHFIAWTGRGMEFKLIEPEEVARRWGIQKNRPAMNYDKLSRSLRYYYEKGIMQKVAGERYVYKFVCDPEALFSMAFPDNQRPVLKTDMERQINEEDTVPLSHFDENMAYVQEGPYCQPHPYSEGYVY from the exons TGGCTTTCCACGGACTGCAGCTGAAGATCAAGCGGGAGCTGCACAGCCCGTGTTCAGAGCTGAGCTCCAACTGCAGTCAGGAGCGTTCCTTCAAGCTCCAGTATGGAGAGAAGTGTCCGTACAACGTCAG TGCCTACGAGCAGAAGCAGCCTGCAGCAATGAAGCCCTCCAGCCCAGTGACGCCCCCCTGTAGCACCCCTGTGTCCCCGCTCCATCATGCCTCCCCCACGGCGGCCCCGACTCCCAAGCCAGACAGGACCTACGCCCACATACCGCCCTCGCAGCCGCTCGCTGACAACACCTACTCTATGGACCACAG GTTTCGCCGCCAGCTCTCCGAGCCGTGCCACTCGTTCCCCTCCCCGCCGACGATGGCTCGGGACGGCCGGCCCATCTATCACCGGCAGATGTCTGAGCCCAACATCCCCTTCCCTCCTCAAGGCTTCAAGCAGGAGTACCCCGACCCCCTGTTCGAGCACCCGGCCATGATGGGGGCGCCTCTACCCCACGCGTACCCCCCCACCATGATGATCAAACAGGAGCCGAGAGACTTCACCTACGACTCAG AAGTGCCTAGCTGCCATTCTGTCTACTTACGGCAAGACGGCTATCTGGCTCACACCAACAGGACTGAAG gttgTATGTTTGACAAAGTGGTGAGGCATTTCTATGATGACACCTGCGTCGTGCCTGAGAAGGTCGAAG GCGACATCAAGCAGGAGACGGGTCTGTACCGCGAGGGTCCGTCGTACCAGCGCAGAGGCTCGCTGCAGCTCTGGCAGTTCCTGGTGGCTCTGCTGGACGATCCGTCCAACTCGCACTTCATCGCCTGGACCGGCCGCGGCATGGAGTTCAAACTCATCGAGCCGGAGGAG GTGGCTCGTCGGTGGGGGATACAGAAGAACCGACCAGCGATGAATTATGACAAGCTCAGCCGATCTCTGCGCTACTACTACGAGAAGGGAATCATGcaaaag GTCGCCGGCGAGAGATACGTCTACAAGTTCGTGTGCGACCCCGAGGCCTTGTTCTCAATGGCGTTCCCCGACAATCAGCGGCCGGTGCTGAAGACGGACATGGAGCGGCAGATCAACGAGGAGGACACGGTGCCGCTGTCGCACTTTGACGAAAACATGGCCTACGTGCAGGAGGGGCCGTACTGCCAGCCGCACCCCTACAGCGAGGGCTATGTTTATTAA
- the etv1 gene encoding ETS translocation variant 1 isoform X4 has translation MLQDLSASVLFPACLQHRSFAQVPDNDEQFVPDFQTENLAFHGLQLKIKRELHSPCSELSSNCSQERSFKLQYGEKCPYNVSAYEQKQPAAMKPSSPVTPPCSTPVSPLHHASPTAAPTPKPDRTYAHIPPSQPLADNTYSMDHRFRRQLSEPCHSFPSPPTMARDGRPIYHRQMSEPNIPFPPQGFKQEYPDPLFEHPAMMGAPLPHAYPPTMMIKQEPRDFTYDSAEVPSCHSVYLRQDGYLAHTNRTEGCMFDKVVRHFYDDTCVVPEKVEGDIKQETGLYREGPSYQRRGSLQLWQFLVALLDDPSNSHFIAWTGRGMEFKLIEPEEVARRWGIQKNRPAMNYDKLSRSLRYYYEKGIMQKVAGERYVYKFVCDPEALFSMAFPDNQRPVLKTDMERQINEEDTVPLSHFDENMAYVQEGPYCQPHPYSEGYVY, from the exons TGGCTTTCCACGGACTGCAGCTGAAGATCAAGCGGGAGCTGCACAGCCCGTGTTCAGAGCTGAGCTCCAACTGCAGTCAGGAGCGTTCCTTCAAGCTCCAGTATGGAGAGAAGTGTCCGTACAACGTCAG TGCCTACGAGCAGAAGCAGCCTGCAGCAATGAAGCCCTCCAGCCCAGTGACGCCCCCCTGTAGCACCCCTGTGTCCCCGCTCCATCATGCCTCCCCCACGGCGGCCCCGACTCCCAAGCCAGACAGGACCTACGCCCACATACCGCCCTCGCAGCCGCTCGCTGACAACACCTACTCTATGGACCACAG GTTTCGCCGCCAGCTCTCCGAGCCGTGCCACTCGTTCCCCTCCCCGCCGACGATGGCTCGGGACGGCCGGCCCATCTATCACCGGCAGATGTCTGAGCCCAACATCCCCTTCCCTCCTCAAGGCTTCAAGCAGGAGTACCCCGACCCCCTGTTCGAGCACCCGGCCATGATGGGGGCGCCTCTACCCCACGCGTACCCCCCCACCATGATGATCAAACAGGAGCCGAGAGACTTCACCTACGACTCAG CAGAAGTGCCTAGCTGCCATTCTGTCTACTTACGGCAAGACGGCTATCTGGCTCACACCAACAGGACTGAAG gttgTATGTTTGACAAAGTGGTGAGGCATTTCTATGATGACACCTGCGTCGTGCCTGAGAAGGTCGAAG GCGACATCAAGCAGGAGACGGGTCTGTACCGCGAGGGTCCGTCGTACCAGCGCAGAGGCTCGCTGCAGCTCTGGCAGTTCCTGGTGGCTCTGCTGGACGATCCGTCCAACTCGCACTTCATCGCCTGGACCGGCCGCGGCATGGAGTTCAAACTCATCGAGCCGGAGGAG GTGGCTCGTCGGTGGGGGATACAGAAGAACCGACCAGCGATGAATTATGACAAGCTCAGCCGATCTCTGCGCTACTACTACGAGAAGGGAATCATGcaaaag GTCGCCGGCGAGAGATACGTCTACAAGTTCGTGTGCGACCCCGAGGCCTTGTTCTCAATGGCGTTCCCCGACAATCAGCGGCCGGTGCTGAAGACGGACATGGAGCGGCAGATCAACGAGGAGGACACGGTGCCGCTGTCGCACTTTGACGAAAACATGGCCTACGTGCAGGAGGGGCCGTACTGCCAGCCGCACCCCTACAGCGAGGGCTATGTTTATTAA
- the etv1 gene encoding ETS translocation variant 1 isoform X6, which produces MVFCRTSQVPDNDEQFVPDFQTENLAFHGLQLKIKRELHSPCSELSSNCSQERSFKLQYGEKCPYNVSAYEQKQPAAMKPSSPVTPPCSTPVSPLHHASPTAAPTPKPDRTYAHIPPSQPLADNTYSMDHRFRRQLSEPCHSFPSPPTMARDGRPIYHRQMSEPNIPFPPQGFKQEYPDPLFEHPAMMGAPLPHAYPPTMMIKQEPRDFTYDSAEVPSCHSVYLRQDGYLAHTNRTEGCMFDKVVRHFYDDTCVVPEKVEGDIKQETGLYREGPSYQRRGSLQLWQFLVALLDDPSNSHFIAWTGRGMEFKLIEPEEVARRWGIQKNRPAMNYDKLSRSLRYYYEKGIMQKVAGERYVYKFVCDPEALFSMAFPDNQRPVLKTDMERQINEEDTVPLSHFDENMAYVQEGPYCQPHPYSEGYVY; this is translated from the exons TGGCTTTCCACGGACTGCAGCTGAAGATCAAGCGGGAGCTGCACAGCCCGTGTTCAGAGCTGAGCTCCAACTGCAGTCAGGAGCGTTCCTTCAAGCTCCAGTATGGAGAGAAGTGTCCGTACAACGTCAG TGCCTACGAGCAGAAGCAGCCTGCAGCAATGAAGCCCTCCAGCCCAGTGACGCCCCCCTGTAGCACCCCTGTGTCCCCGCTCCATCATGCCTCCCCCACGGCGGCCCCGACTCCCAAGCCAGACAGGACCTACGCCCACATACCGCCCTCGCAGCCGCTCGCTGACAACACCTACTCTATGGACCACAG GTTTCGCCGCCAGCTCTCCGAGCCGTGCCACTCGTTCCCCTCCCCGCCGACGATGGCTCGGGACGGCCGGCCCATCTATCACCGGCAGATGTCTGAGCCCAACATCCCCTTCCCTCCTCAAGGCTTCAAGCAGGAGTACCCCGACCCCCTGTTCGAGCACCCGGCCATGATGGGGGCGCCTCTACCCCACGCGTACCCCCCCACCATGATGATCAAACAGGAGCCGAGAGACTTCACCTACGACTCAG CAGAAGTGCCTAGCTGCCATTCTGTCTACTTACGGCAAGACGGCTATCTGGCTCACACCAACAGGACTGAAG gttgTATGTTTGACAAAGTGGTGAGGCATTTCTATGATGACACCTGCGTCGTGCCTGAGAAGGTCGAAG GCGACATCAAGCAGGAGACGGGTCTGTACCGCGAGGGTCCGTCGTACCAGCGCAGAGGCTCGCTGCAGCTCTGGCAGTTCCTGGTGGCTCTGCTGGACGATCCGTCCAACTCGCACTTCATCGCCTGGACCGGCCGCGGCATGGAGTTCAAACTCATCGAGCCGGAGGAG GTGGCTCGTCGGTGGGGGATACAGAAGAACCGACCAGCGATGAATTATGACAAGCTCAGCCGATCTCTGCGCTACTACTACGAGAAGGGAATCATGcaaaag GTCGCCGGCGAGAGATACGTCTACAAGTTCGTGTGCGACCCCGAGGCCTTGTTCTCAATGGCGTTCCCCGACAATCAGCGGCCGGTGCTGAAGACGGACATGGAGCGGCAGATCAACGAGGAGGACACGGTGCCGCTGTCGCACTTTGACGAAAACATGGCCTACGTGCAGGAGGGGCCGTACTGCCAGCCGCACCCCTACAGCGAGGGCTATGTTTATTAA